A single region of the Pyxidicoccus trucidator genome encodes:
- a CDS encoding STAS/SEC14 domain-containing protein produces the protein MQQKEWKFGAHSMRQEAPDVIHAIYSGPISLDEMKRAVELYGEFGKNGPYYLIAEIAQSQLGAESRRYLSENGRSEWFKAAVYVGADMVQQTFTKVIALGMLFIGKSQFETVFVKTLPEAQAWVEQNRVKLQKKSG, from the coding sequence ATGCAGCAAAAGGAATGGAAGTTCGGCGCGCACAGCATGCGCCAAGAGGCCCCGGACGTCATCCACGCCATCTACTCCGGGCCCATCAGCCTGGATGAGATGAAGCGGGCGGTGGAGCTGTACGGCGAGTTCGGGAAGAACGGCCCGTACTACCTGATTGCCGAAATCGCGCAGTCCCAGCTCGGAGCGGAGTCCCGGAGGTACCTCTCCGAGAATGGCCGCAGCGAGTGGTTCAAGGCCGCCGTCTACGTCGGCGCGGACATGGTCCAGCAGACCTTCACCAAGGTCATTGCCCTGGGTATGCTCTTCATCGGCAAGTCTCAGTTCGAGACTGTCTTCGTGAAGACGCTCCCCGAGGCCCAGGCCTGGGTGGAGCAGAACCGCGTCAAGCTTCAGAAGAAGAGCGGCTGA
- a CDS encoding STAS/SEC14 domain-containing protein: MAQQQDELKYGAHHAHFEPPDTLVATFSGLINMDEVQRTAQLYKETFEKRGRFYCVADIGGSQIEAAGRKYLSNNSNAEWFHGLVYVGADVVQRTFGKAIALALHFTGKTGFETVFVPTLDEARAWVAQHRATRQRKAG, translated from the coding sequence ATGGCCCAGCAGCAGGATGAGTTGAAGTACGGCGCGCACCACGCGCACTTCGAGCCTCCGGACACCCTGGTGGCCACCTTCAGTGGCCTCATCAACATGGACGAGGTGCAGCGCACGGCCCAGCTCTACAAAGAGACTTTCGAGAAGCGGGGGCGCTTCTACTGCGTCGCCGACATCGGCGGCTCCCAGATTGAGGCGGCCGGCCGCAAGTACCTCTCCAACAACAGCAACGCCGAGTGGTTCCACGGCCTCGTCTACGTGGGCGCCGACGTCGTCCAGCGCACCTTCGGCAAGGCCATCGCCCTGGCCCTGCACTTCACCGGCAAGACGGGCTTTGAGACGGTCTTCGTCCCCACACTCGACGAGGCCCGCGCCTGGGTCGCCCAGCACCGCGCCACCCGCCAGCGCAAGGCCGGCTGA
- a CDS encoding ABC transporter substrate-binding protein: MRRRSATLLVLGLAVLVFGVCGCRRPSEEAREPAGRTRLVFKYQPLWGAPEPFRELLARFERENPGVELVTEALPNASDLAHQFFLTALEGGADDFDVLVADVVWVPEFARAGWIADLSEHFPPERLRADFFPGPVEAVVVDGRTYAVPWYLDVGVLYYRKDLVPRAPRTYEELRRFAREAMAKAPGVQGYVWQGRQYEGLSCNVYEALWGHGGEALGEQGRVLLDAGPAREALGYLRGLVAEGVSPETVTGFSEEESRRVFQEGRAVFMRNWPYAWSEAQKPDSPIRGKVGIAPLPTKSGEPGWGTLGGWQLAVNAHVSPERRKLAARLIAHLTSPEANLVLALNYARNPPRPAVYEDPRLRAADPFIADLKPMVERARPRPVTPYYNLIADVLQSEFSAAVAGLRTPEEALKRAQKQVDHLTGVDE; encoded by the coding sequence ATGCGACGCCGCTCCGCCACCTTGCTCGTGCTGGGCCTCGCTGTGCTGGTTTTCGGGGTGTGCGGGTGCCGGCGCCCGTCGGAGGAGGCGAGGGAGCCGGCGGGCCGCACGCGGCTCGTCTTCAAGTACCAGCCGCTGTGGGGGGCGCCTGAGCCGTTCCGCGAGTTGCTGGCGCGCTTCGAGCGGGAGAACCCGGGGGTGGAGCTCGTCACCGAGGCGCTGCCCAATGCGTCGGACCTGGCGCACCAGTTCTTCCTCACCGCGCTGGAGGGCGGGGCGGACGACTTCGACGTGCTGGTGGCGGACGTGGTGTGGGTGCCGGAGTTCGCCCGGGCCGGGTGGATTGCCGACCTGTCCGAGCACTTCCCGCCCGAGCGCCTGCGCGCGGACTTCTTCCCCGGCCCGGTGGAAGCGGTGGTGGTGGACGGGCGCACCTACGCGGTGCCCTGGTACCTGGACGTGGGCGTCCTCTACTACCGCAAGGATTTGGTGCCGCGAGCGCCGCGCACGTACGAGGAACTGCGGCGCTTCGCGCGAGAGGCCATGGCGAAGGCGCCGGGCGTGCAGGGCTACGTGTGGCAGGGACGGCAGTACGAGGGCCTGAGCTGCAACGTGTACGAGGCGCTGTGGGGACACGGAGGCGAGGCGCTGGGCGAGCAGGGCAGGGTGCTGCTGGACGCGGGGCCGGCGCGTGAGGCGCTCGGGTACTTGCGCGGGCTGGTGGCGGAGGGGGTGTCGCCGGAGACGGTGACGGGGTTCTCGGAGGAGGAGTCACGGAGGGTGTTCCAGGAGGGACGCGCGGTGTTCATGCGCAACTGGCCCTATGCGTGGAGCGAGGCGCAGAAGCCGGACTCGCCGATTCGGGGGAAGGTGGGCATCGCCCCGCTGCCGACGAAGAGCGGCGAGCCCGGGTGGGGGACGCTGGGCGGGTGGCAGCTGGCGGTGAACGCGCACGTGTCGCCGGAGCGGAGGAAGCTGGCGGCGCGGCTGATTGCGCACCTGACGTCGCCGGAGGCGAACCTGGTGCTGGCGCTGAACTACGCGCGCAACCCGCCCCGGCCGGCGGTGTACGAGGACCCGCGCCTGCGCGCGGCGGACCCCTTCATCGCCGATTTGAAGCCGATGGTGGAGCGCGCGCGGCCGAGGCCGGTGACGCCCTACTACAACCTCATCGCGGACGTGCTGCAGAGCGAGTTCTCCGCGGCGGTGGCGGGGCTCCGGACGCCGGAGGAGGCGCTGAAGCGGGCGCAGAAGCAGGTGGACCACCTGACGGGAGTGGACGAGTGA
- a CDS encoding carbohydrate ABC transporter permease: MSGGGSLERERRQAYLLVAPAVLVLAGVALYPILAAVWLSLHRFILVFGERRFTGLDNYAFLLSDARFWAALGNTAYFTLVAVTVEVLLAVPLALLLNRAFPGRGLLRASVLVPWAIPTVVSARLWAWMFNPEYGVINRLLPGSDINWLGAPGYALHAAILVDVWKTTPFVALLVLAGLQGIPEDLYKAARVDGASAWRAFRSITLPLLKPALLLALLFRSLDAFRVFDAIYVLTEGGPANTTETLSIYAYKTLMRSGDFGYGSALSVATFLCVVVLAAVWMRLLGREEGAR, from the coding sequence GTGAGCGGCGGAGGCTCGCTGGAGCGGGAGCGGCGGCAGGCGTATCTGCTGGTGGCTCCGGCGGTGCTGGTGCTGGCGGGCGTGGCGCTGTACCCCATCCTCGCGGCGGTGTGGCTGAGCCTGCACCGCTTCATCCTCGTGTTCGGCGAGCGGCGCTTCACGGGGTTGGACAACTACGCCTTCCTGCTGAGCGACGCGCGCTTCTGGGCGGCGCTGGGGAACACGGCGTACTTCACGCTGGTGGCGGTGACGGTGGAAGTGCTGCTGGCGGTGCCGCTGGCGCTGCTGCTCAACCGGGCCTTTCCGGGGCGGGGGCTGCTGCGCGCCTCGGTGCTGGTGCCGTGGGCCATTCCCACGGTGGTGAGCGCGAGGCTCTGGGCGTGGATGTTCAACCCCGAGTACGGCGTCATCAACCGGCTGCTCCCGGGGAGCGACATCAACTGGCTGGGCGCGCCAGGGTACGCGCTGCACGCGGCCATCCTGGTGGACGTGTGGAAGACGACGCCCTTCGTGGCGCTGCTGGTGCTGGCGGGGCTGCAGGGCATTCCCGAGGACCTCTACAAGGCGGCCCGGGTGGACGGTGCGTCGGCGTGGAGGGCGTTCCGGTCGATTACGCTGCCGCTGCTGAAGCCGGCGCTGCTGCTGGCGCTGCTGTTCCGCTCGTTGGATGCGTTCCGGGTGTTCGACGCGATTTATGTGCTGACGGAGGGCGGGCCGGCGAACACGACGGAGACGCTGAGCATCTACGCGTACAAGACGCTGATGCGCTCGGGGGACTTCGGGTACGGGAGCGCGCTGTCGGTGGCGACCTTCCTCTGCGTGGTGGTGCTGGCGGCGGTGTGGATGCGGCTGCTGGGGCGTGAGGAGGGCGCACGATGA
- a CDS encoding carbohydrate ABC transporter permease produces the protein MNRPGLGTALAVVAFLTFFLGPFFWQVLTSLWPDGELTRPWPSVLTLENYTSVLWGRPFLRVVANSLLVAALTTVFCLTMGAAAAFALAKLEFRGRGLLLSAALAVSMFPPIATVSPLYLILRAAGLRDSLIGLALPYATFALPLTLWVLTSFFRQLPDELYRAARVDGCTPFQAFRRVLLPLAAPGLATTAILVFIFAWNEFLYALTFLSTPEKRTVPVAISLFASEYREPWGEIAAASVVATLPLVVLTVLFQRRIVSGLTAGAVKE, from the coding sequence ATGAATCGACCGGGGTTGGGCACGGCGCTGGCGGTGGTGGCGTTCCTCACGTTCTTCCTGGGGCCGTTCTTCTGGCAGGTGCTGACGAGCCTGTGGCCGGACGGCGAGCTGACCCGGCCGTGGCCCTCGGTCCTGACGCTGGAGAACTACACGAGTGTGCTGTGGGGGCGGCCCTTCCTGCGGGTGGTGGCGAACTCGCTGCTGGTGGCGGCGCTGACGACGGTGTTCTGTCTGACGATGGGCGCGGCGGCGGCCTTCGCGCTGGCGAAGCTGGAGTTCCGGGGCCGGGGGCTGCTCTTGAGCGCGGCGCTGGCGGTGAGCATGTTCCCGCCGATTGCGACGGTGAGCCCGCTGTACCTCATCCTGCGCGCGGCGGGGCTGCGGGACAGTCTGATTGGGCTGGCGTTGCCGTATGCGACGTTTGCCCTGCCATTGACGCTGTGGGTGCTGACGTCGTTCTTCCGGCAGCTGCCAGACGAGCTGTACCGGGCGGCGAGGGTGGATGGGTGCACGCCGTTCCAGGCGTTCCGGCGGGTGCTGTTGCCCCTGGCGGCGCCGGGGCTGGCGACGACGGCGATTCTCGTCTTCATCTTCGCGTGGAACGAGTTCCTCTACGCGCTGACGTTCCTGTCCACGCCGGAGAAGCGCACGGTGCCGGTGGCCATCAGCCTGTTCGCCAGCGAGTACCGCGAGCCCTGGGGAGAGATTGCCGCGGCCTCCGTGGTGGCCACGCTGCCCCTGGTGGTGCTCACCGTGCTGTTCCAGCGGCGGATTGTGTCCGGACTCACGGCGGGGGCGGTGAAGGAGTAG
- a CDS encoding ATP-binding protein, translating into MAQARADGTRPHVLKRLAKSQVLILDDFGLEPLGAAERKELLEVLEDRYQLSSTVVTSPPLEQVFTERESPGLQPLAGTSLGSSLASA; encoded by the coding sequence CTGGCCCAGGCCCGCGCGGACGGCACGCGCCCGCACGTGCTCAAGCGACTGGCCAAGTCCCAGGTGCTCATCCTCGACGACTTCGGCCTGGAGCCGCTGGGCGCCGCGGAGCGCAAGGAACTGCTCGAAGTCTTGGAGGACCGGTACCAGCTCTCCAGCACCGTGGTGACCAGCCCGCCACTCGAGCAGGTCTTTACCGAGCGCGAGAGCCCTGGCTTGCAGCCCCTCGCCGGTACGTCGCTGGGCTCGTCCCTTGCCAGCGCTTGA
- a CDS encoding AraC family transcriptional regulator has protein sequence MPKTPKRLAETPAALDLQDPRGDVVADVLGASLIRHALYRPLEAHAPWGLRMPRCDRASFYLVTRGSALLEVDGEHSHVLSPGEVAFIPQGAAHVLRDGATTKPVLVCDGPYSSSLVPRSIGGRGVTTTIVAGFFELGHGREPILLQGMPPLMVLSASEPTWGPWIAATVQLVLVESAAPRPASSIVLQRLADVLFVLALRSSRRGTQPARNCVAALSDARIYEALGLMHTRISEPWTVEMLARRVGMSRSGFAARFTELLGEPPLQYLARWRVARAAELLRDTNEKVESIAGRFGYESVPSFSRAFKRWQGTSPATYRRGAASQGSRAR, from the coding sequence ATGCCGAAGACTCCAAAAAGGTTAGCTGAAACGCCAGCCGCATTGGACCTTCAAGACCCGCGCGGCGACGTCGTCGCCGACGTGCTCGGCGCCTCGCTCATTCGTCACGCGCTCTACAGGCCGCTCGAAGCGCACGCTCCGTGGGGGCTTCGCATGCCTCGATGTGACCGCGCGAGCTTCTATCTCGTCACGCGCGGCAGTGCCCTCCTCGAGGTTGACGGCGAGCACTCGCACGTTCTGTCGCCCGGCGAGGTCGCCTTCATCCCGCAGGGCGCCGCCCACGTGCTCCGCGACGGGGCGACCACCAAGCCGGTCCTCGTGTGCGACGGTCCGTACTCGTCGAGTCTCGTGCCGCGAAGCATCGGGGGTCGTGGCGTCACCACCACGATCGTCGCGGGCTTCTTCGAGCTCGGCCACGGTCGCGAGCCAATCCTCCTCCAGGGAATGCCGCCGCTCATGGTGCTTTCGGCGAGCGAGCCGACGTGGGGCCCGTGGATCGCGGCGACCGTGCAGCTCGTCCTCGTAGAGAGCGCGGCGCCTCGACCCGCGAGCAGCATCGTGCTGCAGCGCCTCGCGGACGTTCTCTTCGTGCTGGCGCTTCGCTCGAGTCGTCGCGGCACGCAGCCCGCGCGGAACTGCGTCGCCGCGCTGTCGGATGCGAGGATCTACGAAGCCTTGGGTCTCATGCACACCCGCATCAGCGAGCCGTGGACCGTCGAGATGCTCGCGCGGCGCGTGGGGATGTCGCGCTCTGGCTTCGCGGCGCGGTTCACGGAGCTCCTGGGCGAGCCGCCCCTTCAGTACCTCGCGCGTTGGCGTGTCGCTCGCGCCGCCGAGCTGCTCCGGGACACCAACGAGAAGGTCGAGTCCATCGCGGGCCGCTTCGGATACGAGAGCGTCCCGTCGTTCAGTCGCGCGTTCAAGCGCTGGCAAGGGACGAGCCCAGCGACGTACCGGCGAGGGGCTGCAAGCCAGGGCTCTCGCGCTCGGTAA